TCAACCGCTTCCAGAGCACCGTATACGATGCTTTCGGCGACCGACTTTTTCCCGTCCAGCATGACGCTGTTCATGAATTTCGACAGCACGACATCCCCGAAACGGGGATCGGGCAGGATTTCGCGGCGTTCAGGACGACGACGACGAGCCATAGGATATTCCTTTACCAACAGCGTCCCGGCGCAGGTGCGACATCGGGACGATCAATTCACCAGAAAAAGCGGCGCCCTTACTTCGGACGCTTCGCGCCGTACTTCGAACGGCTCTGCTTGCGGTCCTTCACACCCTGCGTATCGAGCACGCCGCGCAGGACGTGGTAACGCACGCCGGGAAGGTCGCGCACGCGGCCGCCGCGGATCAGCACGACGCTGTGTTCCTGGAGGTTGTGGCCTTCGCCGGGGATGTAAGTGATGACTTCGCGGGCATTGGTCAGGCGGACCTTCGCAACCTTGCGGAGCGCCGAGTTCGGCTTTTTCGGGGTCGTCGTATAGACACGGGTGCAAACGCCGCGCTTTTGCGGGTTTGCGTCCATCGCCGGGACCTTGGACTTCACCTTCTGGGGAGTCCGGCCCTTGCGGACCAGCTGGTTGATCGTGGGCATGAATGCTTCACCTTTATGTGTCCGCCCATCAAAGCGAACGGTTACTCTGCCGCGGGGGATGAAGCTCCGGCCCCGCCCCGCCAGAAATGGCGGAAAACGGCCGACCTGATAACAGCAAAAGACCCCGGCCGATCGCATGATCTTCCGGAGGCTTCATCCGCGCCAGCAATGTTCAAGCGCTGTTGTGACTCGAAAACCGCGACAAAGCGCCATTCCCGAACTGGCGGCCCTCTAGCTCCGAATGCCCCACCGGTCAATGGGGTCTGCGCTCGGTACCCTATTCATCGTTATAAATCGCCACCTCATGCACACCCGCGCTCGTCATGCGGCCACGATACATGCCTTCGGTGTTGAAGCTGAACGCCGACCCGCCGTCGGGGCCCGCGACGATCACCCCACCCGATCCGCCGAGCGCCAGCACCTCGGCCATCACCGCGTCGGCCGCCTCCTGCAGCGATTGGCCGGCCAGCCGCACGCGCGCGCAAATTTCGTGCGCGACGCCGACGCGGATGAAATACTCACCTGCCCCCGTCGCCGACACCGCGCAGGCGCGGTCGTCGGCATAGGTGCCCGCGCCGACGATCGGCGCGTCGCCGATCCGCCCCCATCTTTTGCCCGTAAGTCCGCCCGTCGAGGTCGCCGCAGCCAGATTGCCGTGCGTGTCGCGCGCCACCGCTCCGACGGTCCCGAACTTCTGGTCGATATCATAGGACGACACGGTCTTTGCGCCCGCCTCGCGTCGCAGAAACTCGTCGATCTGCTCGCGGCGATGCGATGTCGCGAACCAGGCGGGGTCCATCTGCTCGACCCCGCGTTCGGCGGCGAAGCGGT
This DNA window, taken from Sphingopyxis alaskensis RB2256, encodes the following:
- the rpsL gene encoding 30S ribosomal protein S12 — its product is MPTINQLVRKGRTPQKVKSKVPAMDANPQKRGVCTRVYTTTPKKPNSALRKVAKVRLTNAREVITYIPGEGHNLQEHSVVLIRGGRVRDLPGVRYHVLRGVLDTQGVKDRKQSRSKYGAKRPK
- a CDS encoding isoaspartyl peptidase/L-asparaginase family protein, with translation MILSLAAAALAAAQAAAPQPFADAAAPPAAETRTDRAEVPATSGGWTLVVHGGAGTIRRDRITAEQDAAYRAAIDAALIAGQAVLAKGGSALDAVQAAVELMEDDPLFNAGRGAVFTHDRTNELDAAIMDGRTRAAGAVARLTTSRHPVAAARAVLRDGRHVMLTGTDADRFAAERGVEQMDPAWFATSHRREQIDEFLRREAGAKTVSSYDIDQKFGTVGAVARDTHGNLAAATSTGGLTGKRWGRIGDAPIVGAGTYADDRACAVSATGAGEYFIRVGVAHEICARVRLAGQSLQEAADAVMAEVLALGGSGGVIVAGPDGGSAFSFNTEGMYRGRMTSAGVHEVAIYNDE